From the Periophthalmus magnuspinnatus isolate fPerMag1 chromosome 1, fPerMag1.2.pri, whole genome shotgun sequence genome, one window contains:
- the scpp1 gene encoding secretory calcium-binding phosphoprotein 1 — protein MNAFIIFFCFFCAVCANPITVNIDLDPSAPDTNLTEPLLITQLSGNDTSESQSSQSQSSESVESASSDSTSEESDSVESNENTEMLVETRDDSMGSEENIRKSWVRVFATVVRDASTEDNSTEVKDQQILNKLAAQQPMITPTVKTLKQSNNPIVSLLQKAQAASTSSSESAESTDNTALIMAATADSSQSVSSESNETSSSSEASDSMQSSESDEDSNVSDSAELNQIINCVNGTQSCESEEYVFQDIGDDANYSVDNLMVLDKDDRELSLRR, from the exons ATGAATGCTTTCATCATATTCTTTTGCTTTTTCTGTGCAGTCTGTGCAAACCCA ATTACAGTCAATATAGATTTGGATCCATCAGCACCAGACACAAACTTG ACAGAACCTCTCTTGATTACACAATTATCTGGAAATGACACCTCAGAAAGTCAG agTTCACAATCACAGTCATCAGAATCTGTAGAATCTGCATCAAGTGACAGT ACATCAGAAGAAAGTGACTCAGTTGAATCCAATGAG AACACTGAGATGCTGGTTGAAACAAGAGATGACAGCATGGGCAGTGAAGAGAATATTAGGAAG agCTGGGTTCGAGTATTTGCGACAGTTGTACGAGACGCCAGCACGGAAGACAACAGCACAGAAGTGAAAGATCAGCAGATTCTCAACAAATTGGCAGCCCAGCAGCCCATGATCACCCCCACAGTGAAGACTCTAAAACAGAGCAACAATCCCATAGTGTCACTGCTGCAGAAGGCCCAGGCCGCCAGCACCTCCAGCAGTGAGAGCGCAGAAAGCACCGACAACACGGCTCTCATCATGGCCGCCACCGCAGACAGCAGCCAGAGTGTGAGCAGCGAGAGCAACGAAACCTCCTCATCCTCCGAGGCCAGTGACAGTATGCAGAGCTCAGAAAGTGACGAGGACAGCAACGTGAGCGACAGTGCGGAGCTAAACCAGATCATAAACTGCGTGAACGGAACCCAGAGCTGCGAAAGCGAAGAGTACGTCTTTCAGGACATTGGAGATGATGCCAATTACTCTGTGGACAACTTGATGGTGCTCGACAAGGACGACAGGGAGCTCAGCCTTAGAAGATAA